Within the Platichthys flesus chromosome 8, fPlaFle2.1, whole genome shotgun sequence genome, the region ACAAAAGTCAGATAtcttacttaaaaaaaaaattaagatagTCGACGTCACTCACCTATGAAGCATATTAATCCACAGATCGATAACATTCCAACAAAAACGGTGTTGGTACATTGCCAAAGGTCCAGACGATCCAATCCAGTAAAATAATCACTCCATAACACACTATTTCAAAGAATAGCCACAGTCAGCTGTTGCGTAATCTCAGAGTAGCCAGCAGCTACGTGCAAACTTTGACTTATTTTTCATTCTAACTTCTGTTagcatgtaaacaaagcagCCCTCTGGATATCAAAATGGTGGCTGCACTCTGAACTTTAGATTGACAGCTCATTCGACCCAATTGGAGAAGGCATGTGTTGACCACAGCCTACAATAGCCAACGAGACCCCTCGTTGACAGACAGTGCTTACCCTTCTTCTGACGTCTACAGACAGCCAATTTGATTGATCATGACATGATCTTTTGACTGGCGTATCGTGTAGCCAATGAAATTTCCATCAAGTACATGTCCTGCTCGAcgtgataattaaatataaaacacccAGCAAGTCACTGCACACCAGTGAACACCTGGTCCCAGAGCCTCGCGCATCCGTGCGTAAAAGTAAGCGAGCGTTGCTTTTGAGATCCTTGTGTAAAAGTCAGAGAGTGTTGCTGTGAGATCCGTGCGCAGAATTCAGTCTTGCTTTGGAGAGTTTTGAAGCTACAGTATGGCGAAATGTTTAGAGAAACAGAACAGATCCCTGGCTTCTTCCACGACTGAAGAAGCCAGGGATCTGTGTTTTTGGCGTGCAAGCGACAAGTCTGATGACAACGTATCAGAGGAAGACATTGAAATGTTGTTTGACTCTGAGGCCATGTTTCAGGAAGGACGAGACATTACTCTTGACTAGCACTGTAATAGTAATTTTACTAATCAGGCAAATGGTTGATATaaggaactactttgatgttTAGAAAGATGAGCAAATGTTTCCCGTAGAAGTCAGGGTGTCGCTCAAGTAACTGATGTTATAGGACTTCCTCACACACAGGGGGCCCGTTTCACAAAGCAGGTTTAGTGAAAACTCTGAGTTAGTTAACCCTGAGATGAGGGAAACtctgttttttcagtttcacaaagCCAGTTCAGCTTTACTCTGAGTCAGTTACCCTGGCAACATACTCCGTGAACCTAACCTGCTCGCTGGCAGGTTTTCTTCAACTAACCCCGAGTTTCTCCTGCTCTTAAGTTGAAGCCTGCAGACTGAAGGCAGTGGCAGACATGGCGTGTCCTTTTATTGAAGAGCCAGTTGATGTCGAGGCGCAGATACTCCGCAGACATCTCCACCGGGACAGGATTATTAGACCTCGATTGGATGTTTTATCATTCCCTGATGAGTATCTGTTTGAGTGTTTCCGTTTCTCTGCATCatctataatttatataaataatattccCAGCCCTCACATCGCTCACATGACGCATCGTGGACATGCTCTCAGTTCCGCGCAAATTCTTTGTATTGCACTTCGTTTTTTTGCCAACGGCAGTTTTTTGTATAAGTTCGGTGATGCAGAGCATGTGTCCAAGGCAACTGTCTGTCGGGCTGTCCGAAATGTGACACTTGCACTGAAACGGCTACTATGCACGTTTGTAGTGTTCCCAAGTCACAGACCCACCAGACTTCTCAAAGAAGAGTTCCACAGAATTGCAGGTATCAGTCTAAGCAGTAATTCATTTATGTCATAAAGCTTTGAGACTTGAAGCACTAATCAGtcaatttgatatattttaggGTTTCCAGGTGTGATTGGCTGCATAGATGGCACTCACATTCCTATCATCGCTCCTTCAATAAATGAAGGAGATTATGTGAATAGGAAATCTGTCCACAGCATTAATGTGCAGGTAGGCCTAAATAGTAGCCTTTAACATTCCAAATTAAATACACTACATCATACAGCTAATTACTGTTCTCCACTGTGAAGATCATATGTGATGGAGCCCACATGATTAACAATGTGGAAGCGAAGTGGCCTGGGTCTGTGCATGACTCACGAATGTTTCGTGAGTCGACACTGAGTGCCAGATTTGCCGGTGgtgagtttatatatataatttatatacagtatatagttaTATCCTATGATCAAATATTTTGTTTCCTCCTATTGCAACTGAAACAAACTGTATCTTGTATTATCATAGTAGAGTTTGATGGTGACCTACTCGGAGACAGAGGGTACCCCTGCCAGCGCTATCTGCTGACCCCTTACCCTGACCCTGAGCCTGGCCCACAGCGACACTACAACTTGGCTCACTGCAGGACACGAGCCAGAGTGGAGATGACCATCGGGATACTCAAGGCCCGGTTCCAGTGCCTTCGTAGGCTCAGGGTCACCCCAGAGAGAGCTTGTGACATTATAGTGGCATGTGTGGTTCTCCACAACATTGCCACTATTAGAGGAGAACAATGTCCTACTCTTTCCCCCTGTGATCCAGGTATTAATCATACCCCCCCTGCTGATACACGAGATGGAAGAGCTGTTAGAGACATGATATGTGTCAATCATTTCTAACTGACCCATCACCTCCCCAATGTTCAAGAACGACAATATGCATCTCATTTTATGAGGTCTTCTTTATTTCCTAGAAGGACAAATTTTGTACAGTTGTTAATCCTTTGTTgttgaaacaattaaaaaacatccacCTGTGGGCACGTCACCCACCTTTATCTGATGGTCCAGCAGTTgtatttccttttctgttttggtGATCTGCAGCCTTATGTGCTCCATTTCTAGgtgtgatttgtttatttgagaaTCTAAATATACCTTGTAAAGTTGTTTCAGAGGGAGCTATAGGAACATAAATGACATTGAATTTCAGTGCCATGTCTATTTAGTGTCATTGTAAGTTGTGGGTCAATGCTGAACAACATCTTACTGAGGTAAGCTGTGCTGTGGAGGTTGATGGACCTTCTTCCCCATTGTAATTTCCAGCATGGCTCTGTTAGAGAGAAAGAAGTTGCAAGTTGTATTGTGGAACAACACTATTAACTGAGccaaagtttttaaaaaaaaaaaaggtgtataCTTCAGCAGGCCTCTCTGCATCTTCCCTCTCTGTGGCAGCTGATAAGgtttcttcatcatcctcctgcaATGcaacagaatgtgtgtgttatattcTACCAATTATGAAAGATCTGTGGAATATTAAGAGTACTTACAACAGCATGGAGGTCTGTTATGGCAGAAGGCTCAACGAGACAGATTACACCATCAGTAACTGGTAGAAAATGAAGATTAGACAGTTGATGATTACCCAGAAAAGTGCCCCACctaatttaaacacaatttttcaAACTCTGAGTCACCTTAAAATAGATTGATATCTGAAAGCAAAAGCAGCCAATTGCAAAGAACTGTAGCTTACTGCTACAAGAAAAATCAGTGTGCCAACTAAGTTGTGTCTAAGATGAATGGTTGGCCATTACTGAGCGAACACTAGAAAAAGGATTAACGTACATGCCATTCATTTGAATAACTTACCTCTTATGTAGGCCCCTGTGACCTGGGGCGTGGGTGGGTCCGATGAACTCCCCCCAGAGATGCCCTCAGCAATGGGTCGTCCACTGTTCTAACTGAGGGccatcttttcagcctctgtgagaggtggtggtggtggaccgCCACCTGTTTTGCGGGCCTCAGCCTTTTTTCTGTTGGCTATAATGGAGGTcaaatttaaatacatacagaaaacacaactttgGAGACTTGTATGTATAAAAGGCATTTAGGTGTTGCTTTCATAGAGACAATATTAAATACTGGCAGTGTtgggatttctcttttttttgcagatttccCTAATTACTTAAATATATCCATCACATGTTGAATGTAGCCACTAAATGCTGTTTAATGAGGTCAGGCTAAACATCACAATTGCTTGTACTTTATTATACCTTACCTGTTTGaactacatttttatatttcatctttaGCTGCTGCCAAGTCCGTTTGGTGCCTGTTGGGTTGCACCtgtgctcacagacacacatatggaATATAATTGTTGAATAAGTGGAACAttcaagacaaaacatttattttttttctcaaattaatACTGACGCATTGACTCGGTCAGCAATTTCCTGCCACGCAAGATCCCGCGCTTTTGCTGCTGCCACAGTAttgcttctttttaaaaatatatgctCACTTTCTGCATACGCAGTCATTAATATTTCCAACTCCACTGGGGAGAAGTAGGAGGATCGAGGCTGTTTACCACTTGTTGCCATGGTGAATCATGTTATCTGTGTTCCATTGATGAAGGCTTTTTATATCCTCATGCACAAGCTTCACTCAGGGTTACCTTGACTCTGAGTTGATTGAACGAAGTGTTATCACCTGTTCTGAAACCGAAAACTTAGAGTTTGACAGCTCAGAGTTGCTCAACCCAGAGTTAAGGTTTTAACTCAGAGTTTGTTGAACCTGCTTTGTGAAACGGGCCCAGGGTCACCTAACAAAGGCTTCACAGCACGGCGGATTTGTGGTGATGTAAACATTGATAAAGGGATCTTGTAAacagatgttacactccagGGGGTCTGGGAAAGAGTAGGTGACAGGATATTGGTCATCTATTTCTTATCAAAGAGGCTGATGCataacatttgtttcctctctaggaggagcTTGAAGATGTATAAAGTGCTGCTTCTCCAGTATTTCATTGCTCAGTGTATAAAATCTATCCCACGGTCTTGTACATTGATGCCCTATCTGCAGAATAAACTTACAGAAAGACATTGAaatgacttgtgcttgactaAGAAACTCCCATAACAGtacatatattataatatataacttATAAAttactgtgtgttcatgtttttttaggATGTACTGTTGATTTGTAGAACTGTGAATAGGTCTTGGGGAGATTTGTGTTGTCTTTGATTATTGGAAGGTGAATAGGTGTGGATTTAGATGTGGGGGAGATGTGGGTTGTCTTGCTTTGACGATTGGAATGTGAATAATTGTGGTTTTTAGATGTTGGGGAAATGTGTTTCAGTCAGGCACTGTGAGAGGAGTACTCGCTCTTCACCGACCAGGCCTCTGCCAACCTGGGTGCCTTTGCGGTCATGCAGATGAGGAACGAACCTCCAATGGAGTACTACAGATGCCTGAGGGCGGCGTACTTCCAGGGGCATAGCGCACCTGTGCTAGAAGAAGAGGCCGCCTTCAAATTGCTATTCCTGCATAACCTCCACAAGAGTGTGCGGTATGATGTCACCATGCACTGCAGAGCAGGTGACCTCACCATGCAGGAGATGAGGTATTCTCAGCTAGCCTGGGAGACGCAAACATGCCCAAGCAGAAGACCAGCAGAAGACACTGGGGCAATTCAAGTCCAACCAAACGTGGACCTTGCGCTGGAAGGTAGCGACCTACCCCAAGCCAAGTCAGTTTAGACCTCAATATCTAAATACATCTCAACAGAGAGGTAGGGATTGGTCCCAACAGAAACCCCATCAGTACCAGGAGTATAGATATGGTGACCAAAATCCAAAACATGGGATAAATCCTGGGACGGAGGATTTAATATGTAGATGTGTGGCTGAAGTGCTACCTGTTCCTCAACAGAACGTGAACCGCTGTTCTAAAAGTTGTGTTTTGACAGGATAACACACATGGTCACCTCAAATACACCACCTCTTCACCTGGTCACCTCTTTCACTCTTCACATCAATTCATGGTTATGTTAACAATTACTGCCGATAAACATCATGtgaaatttaaaatgtgtgccGTGTTTAGATTATATAGTCTCTATGCCCAGATTATGCCTCTCTCTGCCCAGATTAAGACTCACGTTAAATTACCTAACTTTAACAGTTCCAACTTTACTCAAGGATTACCGCATGGATTATAGTAGACTCTCAACCCTAGAGTTTGCTCTGGAAACCGTGGCCAACGCCCAACTCTTCAGACCAATGGGGGGGATGTTGGGGTTGAATCAAGACAAAGGGTCATAAACGAGGCCTGCATGGAATTCTAAAAGCCTAACTAGAGTTTTCCCCTACTGGTCAAACACTCCCAGGATTAATTTGAGGACCCCCATGGTTTCTCTAGCAGCTCTTTGAGTGTGAACTCCTACATTCAATTGGCTGAGAGCCAATAGACCCCCTGGTCCCCCCGGAGGGAGGCCGGAACCTCTCAGGTAAATAAAAGTAGAAGCTCCcatgaatattttctttttcccgtGCACTGAAGATGAACCAGACCTCTCCAGATTATCCAGTTGCTAAAGGGAGCAATCACTCAGAcgtttgtttcatttaattttttgttttatcttaaaGCTTACCTATATTTTTGATAAGACTTGTTTATTTTACTTAGAAAAGCCTGCGGCAAGAAGTTCTAACTCGCTGGCTGAGCTCAGACTTTTTCCCTGATCCACAAACAACTGCTCCAGAGCTGTTTATACCTGCAGAAGGGCGTTTTTTCCGTCGAAGGAGAATATTTAGCGTGTCATTAGTTGTGTATGTTAATACTATTTTGTGTGTGACCACGATGTCTACTGTGTTGAAGTAGCCATCACGCCGTGACGAAGTGTCTCCGGCCACACGGTTATCGTCCGACAAAATTTGCGGAGACGTTAGCTATCAAAAGATCGGTACACAACTTCCGCTTTGGGACCAAGTGGTAAGGTAACCGCAAAAttgtctctgctgtgtttttagaTCTCTTCTGATCATTCTGTgcgtttttctctctctcttctcctaaacctgcctacacacacatgttctgaCCTGCATCCACATATTTCACGtatctatatatacacagttgcaatcagaaatattcaacccccaaaagattttaaggatttatcaattaaagtagacagaatcttgttctttgatcaagattctgcttcggatgccttctttatgagttgagtgataaagaaaatcaacacggaaaatgcatgatgtagtatttgtgtgtagcagtatattttgttaagatagccatgtcacaattattcaatccctatataatattgttgtttttaaagctgtcttggtcctaaagttgagttgaaacattattaagcatttgggaactctatactgatccttcatttgcttcagctgtgatgcatatataaaccccacccatgaaggtattcaaggtgagttgcaatcatgggaaagacaaaaaggagcttacacaaaagctgagagaggatatcatttcatcacacctgaaaggccttgggtagaagaagaattccccaaaaaattatattccaagagacacaattgggaacattataaggaagtttacaactgatggagcagcttcaaacatgcctggccgtggatgaaagcccagcatttcatcaaggaccctcagcaacttagtcagaacaactcagataaatccctgtgtgactgcaagacacctacaggatgacctgatgaaggctggtacaagtgctgcagtggcaactgtaagacgtgcactgaataataaaggacttaatggccggctccaagacgcactcagctcttgaccacaagcatcatcaaaagtcgactagaatatgccaggaggaatttggataagcctacagagttttgggtgacagttctatggactgatgaaaccaaactggaactgtttggacgtatggactagcggtatgtctggcatgtgaaaggacaggcttatgaccagaagaataccatccccatagtccagcatggaggttggtcaaagatgatgttgggctgtttttctgcggcaggaactagcaatctttattgtgtacatggcatcatggattcacagaaataccaggccattttaaagaggaatgtgattccttctgttgacaaattgaacattggtgatcattggactttccagcaagacaatgatccaaagcaaaatctccaagtccaccaaagcttggttgagaaaaagatcctggaacgtcctggagttgcattcacagtcaccagattcaaatttgattgaaaattgaaaaatgggcaaagattccaatcgagaggtgtaagaagcttgtacgcagttaccgaaaacattttttagaagttataaaaactagaggatgcgccacaaagtactgaagctggggggttgaataatactgcacatgcacatgtgttggaagagttacatttttcatttgaatttcaaagttaagtcaacttctgttgtcaaaataactaaaatacacatcaataaatatcttttgttgtttgatgagttttttttgtcatttattgtcattatctgtcatccacatcactataatgtctattgaggtgagggggttgaatatttctgattgcaactgtagatCTTCTGAGATCTAAAATGGCGTGGTCGCATCTACCGCCAGTCGGCGCTTCAAACCACGAGGTAGATCAGAGCCCCCTTGTCCTAAGATTCCCATTTGTCCTAAAATTTCGGCCACATAACGTCATTAAcgtaataattattttaatgatcatatttcatgattagtCAACATTGTCTACTACTATTGAACAATATATTGTGAAACTTGAACTTGGGTTAGTCAAGGCTTCATGCTAGGGTCCCATTGTCCTTTCCAGCTCATAAGAGCAATAAATTTGATTGAAGTCCCAGCTAGAGTCAACTGCAGGCATCTGTTTACCAAAAAAATTCAGGCGGAAATAACCTTCTACTTCAGTGTGTTCCAATTGCTACCAAGACCATGCATGTACTCTAAATGTTTCAAGAACAGCTTTTACTTTTGTTATTCCTCAGACAGGCTTTTTAGGCTAATTTCTCCCGCCTCTTAAGAGGATAATGTAGCatgaaatggaaatgatcatCTAAAGTACCTAAACATCCTCGTCTTGTGGTTACTGGGGGTATTGTTATGTGAGGTAAccagaaaaaaatgacatgaaaaaatACTTAATGACAAATTCTTAGCTGACATTTAGCCATTAAACAACTTAGCCCTCATTGCAACAATTCCCACCCGAGAATTGGCTGGAGTTGCCACTGGTTAGCGGTGCAACAGAGCAGGGAAGAGACTGGATATGAAGCAGAGGGGAAGGGACCACTTTTTGTAATGTCTATGTTGCATGACACACaagcaaaagaaaaaccttAATTTTCAAGCTGGTAGACAAGTTGGTGGTTGATAGTCACCTTCTCTTGCAGCAGTGGTCATTAGCTGGGAGTGCAAAATTACTGTTTGACTTGAGTCAACAGAGTTAGAATTCACTGTGTGCCACTATTTTTAACGCGTCCTACATTTTTCATTACCAACATCTTAGGAGGGGCACCATTAGAGAGTtctctttaaatgtaaatattatatCCTTATTACACCAAAGCTCCGAAACATCTGTAAATACTCAGAAACATCTGTAATTACTCTTTAAGTGTGAACATCAATTTTACTTCAACTTTGACTGAGGACGTTCACATTATCCCCCAGGATTttctacacacgcacacaggcacatttAAACAATGGGAAAACATACTTGCCTGTGGGCAAGCTTTGATGCATAAGTGGACTACCTTTTCATGCTTACCCCCCTTACAGTCAGGATAAGCTCTGACACCAGTCCAGCTCATCTCCCCAGAACCACTCAATGCTTAGGACTGCAACTCTGGCAATAAACCATTCAAGTTTGATCATGGAAGCTCAGAGCAGTGCTCCAGAAAGGGTCGGTGAGAACATCGGAGCAGAGGAGAACACTTGGGTTTTACATTATAAAATGGACACACGAACGTACAGATAGAACACCTGAGCCTAGCAGGGTTTTTTAAAAGCTTGATATCTTATTTAGTCCAACAGGGATCTTGAGTCACAGCTTCACACTCATTACTCTGAATTCActgcaaacattcacacactggCCTCTTGGTCTTTCAACTGTTTTGTCGTCCTTGTCATGAAAGTTAACATGTATTCTGAAATAACTGAGCATTGAATATGCTGTGATGAGCAAAGAAGAACTACAATCAGTTTATTATTTGATCACGTCTCATCCAGCACTCCTGACTCCTGTTACTTAGAAATCAAGagttacaagaaaaaaaaactacatgtATTTgcacaatataaaaatatatacagatCATGTCTAATGTGTTTATGAAATTACTGGTGTATTATTTGGTTAGAAACATACTTCAGCTTTGAAGCCCTTTCACAGGTAGTCACGGTTTGCTGGTGGAGCTTGGTAGGTGATAAACTGTTTTGAACATATGAACATTAAGTAGACAGCTGTAGTGTGAAACTATTTGAAGCTacaaaaagtcaaacaacaGCTAACAGTCACTGTTTTCACTGAAGTTGTCTGGTTTCAGTCCTCTGAATTAACAAGCTCATTCCTTCAGCATTATAAATAAGTCAGTTTGGTTCCCAAAGACAACAGACCACAGTTTAGCCGGCTGGACTACAAATGGAGATATTTTTCCATATAGAGAGCAAGAAGATGTAGTCGGATGGAGCAACAGCCTCAAAGAAGCCGCAAGGGGAATACCAGGTGAGCTCCATGTCTAGTCGTTTGGTGGAGAGAACCCTAAACCGGCCTAGGCAGGGCACAAGGAGGGACAGGTCCAacacaaacaattcaaacaacCCACCCAGATAAAGTCACGACAGCCCAAGAGCCAAGGGCCCAAgacgagaggcagagagaggactAACACCGAGACAACATTCACCTTTGTCTGCTCGTTATTTCGCCCTGTTAATCATGTTTTGTTTCTATGAGCGACTAATGATTATATGTTTTCAAATGCGAAAATTGCCCAGGTCTTCCATGCCATCTGTGTGCCCATATGCCAATGCACACAGACTGAAGATAATCAAGGCAGCATGTTTCGCACCTGGTAGCAAACATTCAACTTCTTCGACAGAAAACAGATCTGGAGTAGCAGTCAGTGCAAGCACATAAATCATAAGCTTAGTCTTCCCATCTCAGATGATTTACCCTAATGAGGTGggattaaaaacaatatatctaAAGtcacaaaaaattaaataaatctttattgTGATTTAGAAGGTCAGGAATCAGGAAGGCACTGGTATACACAAGGACTTGCAGGGAAGAGACCAGAAGGCCTGAACAAAAGAGGAAACTgggtttaaatacacaaagtaaactAGACACAGGTGAAACTATTTAGGGCGGGGCAAGCGAtcaaggaaggaaggaaaccagacaggaagtaaagttCACTGAAATGTGATAAGGGTAGATAAGTAAGTAAAAGAGGATATAACTGTGAATGAGCAACAGCAGAAAAACTGAGCTTAGACTTACCTGTAGACAAATTGTAGGCCTGCAGCATTGAGTTTGCTATTTCACTGATCTTctaagtttagttttttttttaaaagcctcaCGTGACCACagaattttattgtttttacataGAGGCTTAACTCCCATGTACGGTTTTTGAATCAGGTCAAAAAAACTTAGTAAGTAAAGTCATATTTGTTTGGACTTTTCATCCACAGCAAAAGTCATGACGTCACAACTCGGCCAGCCTAATTTTCCCAGCATCTAgaactctctctttctccaaaaCAGATAACCATCCCCTGCAACACTTGGTATACGACATTAAAACTTTGATGTGGAATTTAACAATAGTACACCATGAGCACAGGGAAGAAATACAGGGCTGCAGCAGAGCTACATCGTCATTACTTGATCCCATCACTTTCTTCTAAAGTAAGTTCCAATTTGACTTCGGGTCTGAATAGCTCCATCCATCATCACCCGTGTTGCTTCTCATCTTCTTATCATCTGTAACCAAGCAACTTATTGCACAGCAGACAATCGGCTTCCTGTTTGCAACGACACGTACATAATTAATGTATGTGAATGGTCACgtgatgtttgttgtttttagggGCTTTTCAGGAGAAAATTTTAGTTTTAAAGCTCCGTTTTAAAACGAGAACCTATTGGTATGGGTGTGGACAGATAAATGTATTCATTGTTATACAGAAGCGTCTTTTCCAATCatttatatatgaaaaaaagattttggaccagagtgaaggaaaaaaaaaaatggatcaaaTACATGTTTACCTTCTGTCTTTGGGCTTTTAACAGGAAACTGTTCTTCAGTTTGCATTAGAAAAGAtaatcagacaaaaaaaaacatcctagTGGAAGACAGGGTTCGTCATTTACCTTTTGACTTCCCTCACTTACAAAAGCCAGT harbors:
- the LOC133959275 gene encoding putative nuclease HARBI1, which translates into the protein MACPFIEEPVDVEAQILRRHLHRDRIIRPRLDVLSFPDEYLFECFRFSASSIIYINNIPSPHIAHMTHRGHALSSAQILCIALRFFANGSFLYKFGDAEHVSKATVCRAVRNVTLALKRLLCTFVVFPSHRPTRLLKEEFHRIAGFPGVIGCIDGTHIPIIAPSINEGDYVNRKSVHSINVQIICDGAHMINNVEAKWPGSVHDSRMFRESTLSARFAGVEFDGDLLGDRGYPCQRYLLTPYPDPEPGPQRHYNLAHCRTRARVEMTIGILKARFQCLRRLRVTPERACDIIVACVVLHNIATIRGEQCPTLSPCDPGINHTPPADTRDGRAVRDMICVNHF